The Diceros bicornis minor isolate mBicDic1 chromosome 23, mDicBic1.mat.cur, whole genome shotgun sequence genomic interval TAACTCTACACCAAGACTGGCAAACTAGTGGAGGGCAATTCCCAGAACCTCAGCCAGTGATTTGCCAGAATTCCAATTTTAAGACTTCCGTTAGTCCTACCTGTCTCAAAACTTCATACTTGACACCAACATACCAAACTTGATCCAGGCTTGAAAGTGACGTGCAGCTTAACAACTCACTCAACGACATGGCATACAAGACGGCAGTCCCCTAAGATTAGCAGCACAGCTGAGGTGTGCAGTAgactatgccatctaggtttgtgcaaaGACACCAACGTTCCCATGACGAAATCacctgacacatttctcagaatgcatgcCCGTTAAACACGACTGTACATGAGTCACCATTCCTTCTCCCTGAGATCTTCAGGGACTAGAGGGCATTGAATTGGAGCCTATCTTGCTTCTGTGCCTAACATTTAGGTGATGACAACAATGGACACCCTGACCTTTCCCAATGTCATGTCCATAAGCACTCCTGGACATCACGTACTTTCTAGCGCCTGCAGGTTAAATGCAACCCCGCCCACGCCTGTACTTTTCTATTGACTTGTCCAGCTTTTGCCTTAATCCACTGTCCAGCCATAGGATTCTAACTTATTAACTCACACTTGACTAGCCTCAGCCCCTTTCTCCAGGTTGTAGGTTGACCTACTCAGTCATGATAAATGTCCACACCCACAAAACCCTGGGCTGTCACCAATATATCACTGCAAGCCTATCTTTGCTTAGGCCACTCCGTTTTAATGGTCAATACCGAAGTTACTTACTGGTTGCGAGAGTAGGCTTTCATTTAGAAACCAGGAGGGGACCAACAGCACTCTTCCAGTTATTTTGCAATGAGTATCTTTTGTCCTCACTAACAGGGACCCTTTTTTTCCTGCCCCAAATAAAAAATCAGAGATGAGGAACAAGAGTCaagttttttatttgttcatttcttgCACTTGAAGTACTCCTCGATGACATCCTTGGCCTGAGACTCTTTGCCAtagtcctaaaaaaaaaaaaaaatcatgtgactTTTTACTAACATTTAGAAACTTCACTAAGTTGTTAGCACCTAATTATAACAAAGCTCTAAAAGGAAAATGCCTCCCCCATTATTAAAATTTCTTGTAGCCACTTTCAGGGACCTTAATGACTTCAATGTCTCTAAGGCTCGTAACATGGCTTTCCTATTGCCAGCTTTTTCTAAATTTCTGCAGAAACACATTCAGGTAAGCAGATTCATTGGCTGGCTTAATTAtggcttattttccttttctgaagGGCAGAGAACTGTTTTTAAGTCTGTTGAGAATCACTCAATTTTTCCCTTCAGAGTTTCTTGACTTATTTAACAATTTAGATTCAACACAAGGTTATGCATGATTACCCAGCAAACCTTCATCACAGAGATGAGGCCACCTTCTGACTTACCTTCACCACCACACAACTGCAACCAACCACTTTCCGGGGTTTTCCCTCTCTGTCAATTTTACAGAGGCCTACCCATTCCCCCAGTTTCTTGTTGTCATCAACctattggggagaaaaaaaaaatcaccttcctAGTAGACATTCATGGTACAGACAGTAAACTAACCCACAAGGTAGCTGTAGTCAGACAGGGTGACATGGCAGTCTCCTCAGAGCAAGTCAGTAGAGGGAGCCAGCTGTCATCATGCACAGCACCAAGACCCCCCACAGCACTCTCCCCTGGTTTCGCCCTTCACCAACATCAAACGTAGCACTAAATCCTGCAGGAATAAAATGCTTCTGTAACTGGCTTTAACACAGCCAACAATGTCTAGTTTATGTGATGCTTTTCACGCCTGCAGAAAGCAGCAAGCTCAATACTTTACCAAATTTGCTCTGGTGTGACAACAATCACTATGGATAGCATTAATCCAGACACATGATCCTGAGTGGCCCAACCGTCATTCAGCTATGGTGTCTACTAACAGTGGACATAAATCAGATTAGGTGGGTAACTTACCTTAATTAGGTTGATTTGGTGTTCAGCACAGAGGGCTTCCACCAACTTGACATACATAGGCTCATCGCAGTTGGACGCAAGCACACAAAGATGGGCCTGGCGCCTGCAATGCAAAATCCAACAGCAGGAGCTAAAACTCAGGTATAAAtccactactcttgcactttacAAGGGAGTTATCTTTTCACTGGCTACTCTCGCAAAACAAGCAGCACAGCCCGTTGGAGAAGACAACTGCTTCAGTTTGATGAAGCTGTTACAGAGCATTTCGTTTTACTATATTCATTAACTcatgaataataaattatttgtatataatttattcaaaaataagtgaataatCAAATTTTTAATTACTATATTTATTTAACTCTCCTATAGCAACACCAAGTCTTCAGCAACtcttaaaaataacaaattataaGGGGGAACTAGTTTACCAAtttgtggccaaaacaaaaacatgcCTTCTTGCAAGCCAGTCTTACACATCCCAAGACTGCTGTTATGTGAAGCACAAACTGCCAGATCAGAGCTGCTACCCGCTACAGGCCCAGAGGCTGAACTAGCATGAGCAGCGCTGCTAAGCTACAAACAGCGCAGGGGATTCATACCGGGACCTGCCAAAATACTTCCAGCAAGGAGTGCTGTTTCCATTGGATGCAACTGCCCAGTCTACACCAAAGTGAACTGAACTGACTTCAACTTCTCTGTCTTAGAAATCCTTAAAGTGCATTCAAATTCAGCTCTGTAGTTAAGGCATGCAGTTGTTTTGCTAATGTAACCAGCTCAAACACTAAACCAAATATATTGACAAATATTCCACACTCACATTGATTTCTTCAGCTACCACACTTACTAAATCGTATACAATTACAGATGCTTCTACAACAAACATTAACTAAAAACTCCATTAACTAATGGTTCAGTTCTGCAAACTGCTAAACGAGGGTTCCTATCTGTCCTTTAGATACCGTGAAATTAGCCCCGCAATCTACAGGTCTGTCAGACTCTTAGGTTTCACTCATAAAGGGAGTGAAGGGGTATCCGACAATTTAAGTCATCATCCAAACACTGTAGTTTTCGTCTGATTAAGACTCAAGCGCTCATCCACACTCCAAACATAAACCCACCGACTCTCAGTGGGCTACACAGATCTGAGTTCTGATACCTTTTCCTCGGTTTCCTGTAGAACCGATGCCCTTCAAAACTCTTGTCCTAACACCATGAACGTCACGCTTTCTTCCCTCGGCTGCGGTTTTGTTCCGGTTCCAACAACCCACAGTATTGAGACTGATACACGTACTTGTCTAGGGCTTTGGCAGCTTCGCGGATTCCCCGTGCCAGGCCGTCGTGGATGAGGGCGGTCTTCAGCACCTCTTGTAAGGCGGTATTAACGTCCATTACACCTCCAGCAGCGATGCTGCAACCAAGAGCGCAGGCCCGCCTTCATCCCCCGCCCGCTGCCCGGGACCCGCCGTCACCGGGGCGCTCCGGCAGGTGCGCTCGGGGCGCCCCAGGGCCCGCGCCCCACCCGCACCACGACCCCGGCCCCGGGCTCACCCTTCCTCGGCCATGGCGGTGGGTTACGGGTGGAGCCGAATCTTGAACGCACTGAAACACAAACAAGTCATCGGGTGTCACCACAACTCAGTCTACGCCCTGACGCTCATCGCCAACCCCAGCCAAGCACGCCGCGCCGGAACCCGCACCGCCACGCTCGCCCGACCCCACTCACCGCGCACCTCCGCCTCCGCGCGACTCGGCGGCGGCAGGGAAAGAGGCCGGAGGCGCCCGCAAGATCGTATTTAAGGGCGTTCCAGGACCCCTAGGCGCATGTGCACGCCCCTCCATGAAAGAGGTGGCTGTGGTGGTGCCGGGCCTCGAGGAGGTCTGTTTCCGCATTGAGGCGGTTCTGAGACGACGGTCCTGCCAGCCTGCTGACTCCGCTCCGCCCGTCTCTCGCACGCGCAACAGGCACCAACGCGGGCAGCCTGCAGCGGCGCTCCCcgccgggggcggggccagcgGGGGCCCGGAGGACCCCCTCTACGGAGCGCGAGAAGGGCCAAGCGCGCCAGTCAGCGTGGTCCTGTGGCGCCGCGGGAGCCCTGGCTGCCTCCCACCCCTGGGTTTAACCCTGCTCGCTCCGTGTTGTAGTTCCTGCCGACCCCACGAGCTGGGCCCTCCTGAGCGACACGCTCTCTCCCCTGGCCTCTTAGTCACTCCCAGTGTCCGCGAATGTGCCACTCTCTGGGTGACcctcatctgtgtgtctgtgttcacAAAACGAAAGCCAACGCGTTTCACAACTTGTAAGCACATCGCCAATTCCGCTTTCCCGCGTCATGTTAGTAAAGTGGAACCTCAGCCAGGGGCTTGGTTCTAAAtgaaggtttgttttttttttttttaacgctaGATTGTCCCCTGCATTCGTGATCCCGCGCAAATCGGGATTCGACAGGTGCATTTACAACACCTGCAGTGAGCCAGACCCAGGgatggggtctgggaagaggagaTGAAAACGTAGCCTTCGAGGAATGCGGCCTTGATTTCGCCCTCCAGCACTGGCGGAGTCAGTGGAATCCAAAAACCCTGAAACTCGGACTTGCCCAGGAGGCAGCATTTTGAGTTTTGCAGATTAGCCACTCTCCCAGCCCTATTTCCAACGCAAACACATGGTATACACTGAGTATAATCAGTACATACAGTCCTTCTCCTTCTGTTGTAACTTCCTCTCCTGACAAGTCGCCGAGCCAGTCAGCAATTCTTAAGGGTTTGCTAGGTGGCAGCGCTGGGCATCCAGGGAACAGCGAACAGATGATGTCATGCTGCGAAGGAAACACTAAAAATGGGTAACCTGGTAAGAGTGCAAGGGACAATTAACCAGAATAGACATGGACTCGGATTTTAATAAATTAAGCTCATTTTTTAGCTTTCCAAATGCttccaaattttcttcttaaaagttTTGAATCTGCTTCTTTCCATCTAGATCTCATCCTAAAAAGTTGTTCACTTAATTAGTTGTTCATTTAAGTAACTATTgagtttttgctttaaaaaaaaacctgcaaaatttataaagataatAAAAGTTATTGTACTTGCTCTCATGTTGGTGGGATTAGGATTTGAGCCAAAGATCGGAGCACCTAAAGACCACAGGGGAGGGACAAAATGGCTCTGGGTTAATGAGTGGGGATCatgaggaaagggaagggaaggactgTTGGCCGGTGGCAGCTTTTGAAATcggctgaaaaaagaaaaaaggattccaaatggagggtgggaggagaggagagcgtATTCTAATTGGAGGAAAGAGTGAGGGCCAAGGTGTGGATGCCTCCTTGTCTTTTTTGAAATTTACCTTAACAcatttgtatttttgaaagaaaatgtggcaaATACTGTTTCAGCAAATTTCTCatctaaaattaataaaattaatatgatAACCATATTAGTAGATTTCTAACCCtactccccccaaaaaaatcttagggaggaggcagggaattTGGTAAAGACTTGGGAAACATCAATGGGGAAAATAATCATTGCCAAACAGCatatttatatagagaaaatgatTACATATCTTTTAGCCTGTGCCATGGTTCCCAGTAGTACCAACCAACTCGGACTTGGTTTGTGTCTTCTAAGCAGCTTGTAATCTAGTCTGTAGACTCAAGTATCGTGGACCTATGCCTTAATATTTCATCTTAATAAATGCCTTTTCTGTCAGTTGCAAACCTCGCTTCTTAGAACTGGAGCTACATTTTTTTGAAGTCCTAGTTATATAACTGGTTCTAATCCCAGGAATGAAGTTCGAGGGCACACTGGCGAttcaaggattcttttttttttgtgaggaagatcagccctgagctaacatccatgccaatcctcctctttttgctgaggaagaccggccctgagctaacatctattgctaatcctcctcttttttttctcctttttctccgcaaagccccagtagatagttgtacgtcgtagttgcacatcctgctagttgctgtatgtgggacgcggcctcaccatggcctgacaagcagcgtgtgggtgcgtgcccgggatccgaactccaggccgccagtagcggagcgagcgcacttaaccgctaagccatggggctggcccctcaaggaTTCTTTAATATAGATTCTCCTAGTTCTCTCGTTTAAGGTTACCTCCTCTCAATTTTAGATATTGCCAAAGGTGGAAGACAATACTAAATAGAGGCTACTGGCTAGAGTCACCCTTATACCAGCAGATTATAGTACTTACATAATGTATGCAAATGTCCATCTGAAatacatatgaaaaataaatgaattctaaAGTTTGTTTTAGAAACAATAATGATAGTAATAGGTAATTTTGTTTAGCACTTTCTATATGCCGGTTAATGTGCTAAATTATTCtcatatattttctcccttgATGGTCATTGAGACCTATGTGGTGGTGATGGTATTAGCCCCCTTTAACAGGGAAGGAAAACGAGGCTTAGAgagttgcccaagatcacacagctagtcaatATGGAAGCTGGTATTTGAGCCCAGTGGACTTCAAAGCTCATGCTTCCAGCCCTTCAGCCATTTGGATAATTGCCCAAATGTGGGAAGGAGATCACTGAGAATTCAAAGATAACTCTTTACATCTCGCTTGTGGCAATAATATAACTAGTTCTACCTCATTGTGCTAAAAAGTTGCATAGATGGAGATGGAATATTGCAGTGTtaggcagaaaaagagagagcagtTGAAATTTGGGTTTCTGAATCGTCTAAGTGTAGAtgttatattagtttgctagggctgccataacaaactatcacacactgggtggcttaaacaacagaaagttaCTGTCTCACGGTTTTGAAGGCAGGAAGTCTGAAATCCCAAGTGTCTGCAGGCTTGGTTCCTTCCAAGGCTGTGGGGGAGAGTCTGTTCCGTGCCTAGCTTCTGGAGGTTCGCCAGCAATCTTGGTGTTCCTTTGCTTGTGGCAGCATAGCTCCAATCTTCATGTGACATTCtgcctgtgtgcatgtctgcCTCCGTGTGCAAATTTTTCCtatcttataaggataccagtggtattggattaggggcccaccctactccaggatGACCtcctcttaactaattacatctacaacaaccctgtttccaaataaggtctcaTTATGAGGTGctaggagttaggacttcaacatatgtattttgggggaacacaatttaaCCCATTACAGATGTCAAAGAAGGAAGCAATGTACAACAGATTAAATCATAGAAAGGATCTTTGAGTTGAACTgtaaaaaatttatttggaagaCCAGAGCTGGGAAGGGCAGCTGGGCCAGGGCACATTAAAGATTTTATACCTTGGAGGGGGCCGCCCAGCTGGGctgagttcaaattccagctcactTGGTGGCCTTTGGCAAATTACTTACTTTTTTGAAtcagtaaaatggtgataatactataatattgttgtgaggattaaataaaattgaatcctCATTTAAAGTGTTTATCACTGGGTCTGTGAAGTAGTTATTTCCCTTATAAAAGAACTTCATATGAAAATATATGGAAAGGGTCTTAAATAATACCTTTCTTCTGCCCTAAACCACCCAGCACTTAGTACAATGACTTGCATATTGGAGCCACTAAACTAATCTGCACTGAATGAATTCATCAGGTAAAATAAGATTAAAGAAGCATCTAGGTGGggatggcccagtggcgcagtggttaaatgcgcgcttctgtggcctggggttcatgggttccgatcctgggcatgcaccactcacccaccgcttgtcaacccatgctgtggcagcgtcccatataaagtagaggaagatgggcacggatattagctctgggccaatcttcctcagcaaaaagaggaggattggcattggatgttagctcagggctgatcttcctcaccaaaaaaaaaagaagtatctgGGTAGATGGCATACTTACAGGAAAGCCATGCTGAGAACTACTGTCATAAGCATCGCAGAAATCCACTTTtaatttgaaaactttaaaaaatgtccctacttcaaaccatcatgctgtatgcattaaacttatacagtgatgtatgtcaattatttctcaataaaactgggggaaaaaaatgtccctacctttgggggtaaaaattaatataatggaTGGAAATGGGAGCTAAGAAATAGGAGAAAACTCAAAAAATATTATCCTGCTGCAGCTCAGGAACATATAGGGCTGGCCTTGGCTTATGTAGCATGTAGTTTTAAACATACTGAAGAAAAATAGTGGTAGCCGAAGAACAGTTTGGGCCAAGGAAGGTAGAATCCTATCATATCAAGGAAAGactcaaaggagaaagaaagagaacttgGTACAAGTTCTCTtgtacaaagaaaataagaaagtagaTGAATAAGAGTGGAATAGATTGATAAAGGCTATAATTACTAGCTTGTAAAGTTAATATGTAAGGCCTTTAATTGGAAAACCCAGtttattaaggggaaaaaaa includes:
- the RPS12 gene encoding small ribosomal subunit protein eS12; this encodes MAEEGIAAGGVMDVNTALQEVLKTALIHDGLARGIREAAKALDKRQAHLCVLASNCDEPMYVKLVEALCAEHQINLIKVDDNKKLGEWVGLCKIDREGKPRKVVGCSCVVVKDYGKESQAKDVIEEYFKCKK